The region AAAGCTCCACGTGGCATTTTTGCCATTCCAGGAATTCACTGAGGTGAAATATGCAGAGCCCGTAGCATGGATTTAAGTTAAAAATTACCTGCCACATTTCTACCTTCTGCTTCACTTCATCCTCTCCCAGAAATTCATTTATATCTGCAAGTGCTTTGGCTGCCAAAATTCTTCGAGCTTCCAAACTTAATTCTGACTGCAGAACAATGTGTGGAATTGTCTCTGACAGCTCTCTGCTACTCTCGTTTTCATATCCAATGGAAAAGTTCActttggaagaggaagaagagtcAGAGTCCTCGGAGAGATAGACTCTCCTGCCATATATATTGGTCTTGTGGTCCTTCCTGTGAGCAGTGTCACTGGCCAAGCTGTGCCTTGGCATTCCAGGTTCCTTGGGATTGTGCATGGACGCAAGGCCTGAGGAAAAGGTCCTGCTGCGTTGTACTTCTTTGATAGAGCCCCTTCTCTGATAGGAGACATTCCTTCGTCCATCCAAATGAAATCTCCCTTGACTCCAGAACACGCACGTGTTATGCACTAATGTGTCTTTGTTTAATTCCAGCTGTGGCTTTGCCTCACCTGTGGCAGAACATTCCTCCCCACTGTTCTGCTTGGGTTTGTTGTTCACTAAGATCTGAGCAGGCACTGTCCAGGCAGTGTCATCCTGTTCCAAAAGAAACTCAGTTCTCCTTAGGTCTGACTCACTGTAGCTCAGACGCCTTCTCAGATGACTAAGAGGCTGAAGGCATTCGACAATCCTTCTTTTACAGAAAGCATCACATTCGTGTCCCAGGGAGAAGTGTGAGTCCTGGCTGTCAAGGGCAGAGGAGTGGGCGTGGGACGAGTCCAACATGTCACTGTCATGCCTGGCCAGCTCCTGCTCGAGCTCCGTGGATGCCAGCTGGGACATGGTCTTCTCAATCTCAGCTGAGAGGTCTGGGatgtccagcagctctgcttctaCCACCTGTCTGTTCTCAGCCAGGTCCAGCAGCAGCTTACACACCAGATGGATGAGTTTTGGCACGTGTTTGAGGTGCCTGCTCTCGTAGCCATGGAGCAGGTGCCTCTGGCGGGTCAGGTACTGGGACAGGGTGACCGCATGTGCCCTGGGCTCGCAGCACGCAAAGACATTGCGGAGAGGGACCAGGAACTGGGAGAACTCCCTGACACACAGCAGCTGCCCCCGGGTCTGGATGGAATTGGGCCTTTTGGCTCTGACAAACAGAATCGCTTGGTCAGCACTCATTCTGGTGGCAAAAACTAAGTAGCAAGCTATTAGAACACCTGGAAAATACAAAGACAGGATTGGTGAAGGAACTGTCAGACTCAAACAAATACTCAGTGGAAATATGGGATAGAAATTAATATAGGTGAAGACAAAGTGTCCTCTATTATGTGATGCTGTTACTTAAATGTAATTGCCTGTGAAGAAGCACACGACAGTGAAGCCCTGCTCACTGCACTGCAATGGGAGCTtcccacagcctctccaggAGTTCCACCATTCACAAACATGGGAGCAATGGGAGCTTCTACGCAAAGGGCACAACCAAAAAGGATTTGAAAGaagcaaatgaaattttagGTGCTCTACCAAATCTATCTGATCCAACAGTGAGTGGCAGGTTTGTGAACATGTTATAAATACTGGACAATGAAAGTGTACCAGGGGaatttttcccctccaaaagCAGCTGTCACATTTGAATGTAATGGAACAATTATACAGATTAAAAACTTCTCTATCTTAcaggtttttggttttaatataCTAAAACTGATTTTCTCTAGACATTGAGGATATTTGGACACAGTAGTTTAGCACTTTTAACCATTTTATAGAGGTCCATCTTGCAATGACACAGAATCTAGCCCAGTTATTCCTGGTTTATTACCAGAGATGGCTGGAGTTTCTAGAGGaatcctggtgctgctcctgcacaggacacGTACCTGTCCTCCCAAGTCCTGCGTGGCAGTGAACAGCCACCCTCCCCTCCTGCAGGGCGAAAGACATCACCTTTACCATGTCAAGGATAGTTGTGAGAGATGCCACTCCATAATCCTTCCAtccaaaattataaaaataaactgaaataaaaagagagacagTGATTTTCTGCCACACCGAATGTGAAAGGTGTAGTACTATTTGCAGAGGAGAGATTACTAATAAGAAATTATAGTATTAAAATTGCCTAATGGAGCTTAAAATCTAACTACATCTTGTTTGCAAGAgattattttcccatttcagtGTATGCTTGCTATTGAAATTTGATAGATACACGAAGCTAGCAAAGATTTGTCAAACTCAAGTTCAGCTAGAATgtaaaagatgtaaaaaaacAGTGATTCATGCAAAATTACTCAGCTATATACAGAAAggtcaattttttcttttcagaaataaaagcacttCTTcagtcagcagctgctttttacAGAGAGGCACTTTCTCTCTTCTCACCAtaatatgaaaatacaaaaatactgtCAGGAGCAGTGTCCTCATAATGAAACAACCTTTTATAGTCTAGGTAAGAAGACATGAGTGTACCAGAATTTGtgaatacagaagaaaaagggaactGTTGTCCTTCCTT is a window of Vidua macroura isolate BioBank_ID:100142 chromosome 13, ASM2450914v1, whole genome shotgun sequence DNA encoding:
- the PTPDC1 gene encoding protein tyrosine phosphatase domain-containing protein 1 isoform X3; the encoded protein is MAAGVLLQNEQPYSSLIESSVYLANMSSGSSRRPTAKYTKVGERLRHVIPGHMQCSMACGGRACKYENPSRWAEHEQAIKGLYSSWITDNILAMARPSTELIEKYNIIEQFERCGIKTIINLQRPGEHASCGNPLEQESGFTYLPEAFMEAGIYFYNFGWKDYGVASLTTILDMVKVMSFALQEGRVAVHCHAGLGRTGVLIACYLVFATRMSADQAILFVRAKRPNSIQTRGQLLCVREFSQFLVPLRNVFACCEPRAHAVTLSQYLTRQRHLLHGYESRHLKHVPKLIHLVCKLLLDLAENRQVVEAELLDIPDLSAEIEKTMSQLASTELEQELARHDSDMLDSSHAHSSALDSQDSHFSLGHECDAFCKRRIVECLQPLSHLRRRLSYSESDLRRTEFLLEQDDTAWTVPAQILVNNKPKQNSGEECSATGEAKPQLELNKDTLVHNTCVFWSQGRFHLDGRRNVSYQRRGSIKEVQRSRTFSSGLASMHNPKEPGMPRHSLASDTAHRKDHKTNIYGRRVYLSEDSDSSSSSKVNFSIGYENESSRELSETIPHIVLQSELSLEARRILAAKALADINEFLGEDEVKQKVEMWQKELNSQDGAWDKICTERDPFILCSLMWSWIEQLKEPIISRDDIDMLAKNCTVSKDALYLLRKEQCQTILCILHCVVNLQVLPADVEEALLARAIKAFTKTSFNSENGPYVYNTLKTVFKQAMEEKRKRIKEGTENPS
- the PTPDC1 gene encoding protein tyrosine phosphatase domain-containing protein 1 isoform X4 — encoded protein: MATAQPRGPAAERARGCSAPATSALSNFPCAQSAPGSGAGRSWGRAAMQPSPRRRSAVSIFSHFFQGRRHSSSDPLLRLSQRRRSSVVELLSSSTHRVMVALSSLSPEELDATFPEKERSSRRPTAKYTKVGERLRHVIPGHMQCSMACGGRACKYENPSRWAEHEQAIKGLYSSWITDNILAMARPSTELIEKYNIIEQFERCGIKTIINLQRPGEHASCGNPLEQESGFTYLPEAFMEAGIYFYNFGWKDYGVASLTTILDMVKVMSFALQEGRVAVHCHAGLGRTGVLIACYLVFATRMSADQAILFVRAKRPNSIQTRGQLLCVREFSQFLVPLRNVFACCEPRAHAVTLSQYLTRQRHLLHGYESRHLKHVPKLIHLVCKLLLDLAENRQVVEAELLDIPDLSAEIEKTMSQLASTELEQELARHDSDMLDSSHAHSSALDSQDSHFSLGHECDAFCKRRIVECLQPLSHLRRRLSYSESDLRRTEFLLEQDDTAWTVPAQILVNNKPKQNSGEECSATGEAKPQLELNKDTLVHNTCVFWSQGRFHLDGRRNVSYQRRGSIKEVQRSRTFSSGLASMHNPKEPGMPRHSLASDTAHRKDHKTNIYGRRVYLSEDSDSSSSSKVNFSIGYENESSRELSETIPHIVLQSELSLEARRILAAKALADINEFLGEDEVKQKVEMWQN
- the PTPDC1 gene encoding protein tyrosine phosphatase domain-containing protein 1 isoform X1 produces the protein MATAQPRGPAAERARGCSAPATSALSNFPCAQSAPGSGAGRSWGRAAMQPSPRRRSAVSIFSHFFQGRRHSSSDPLLRLSQRRRSSVVELLSSSTHRVMVALSSLSPEELDATFPEKERSSRRPTAKYTKVGERLRHVIPGHMQCSMACGGRACKYENPSRWAEHEQAIKGLYSSWITDNILAMARPSTELIEKYNIIEQFERCGIKTIINLQRPGEHASCGNPLEQESGFTYLPEAFMEAGIYFYNFGWKDYGVASLTTILDMVKVMSFALQEGRVAVHCHAGLGRTGVLIACYLVFATRMSADQAILFVRAKRPNSIQTRGQLLCVREFSQFLVPLRNVFACCEPRAHAVTLSQYLTRQRHLLHGYESRHLKHVPKLIHLVCKLLLDLAENRQVVEAELLDIPDLSAEIEKTMSQLASTELEQELARHDSDMLDSSHAHSSALDSQDSHFSLGHECDAFCKRRIVECLQPLSHLRRRLSYSESDLRRTEFLLEQDDTAWTVPAQILVNNKPKQNSGEECSATGEAKPQLELNKDTLVHNTCVFWSQGRFHLDGRRNVSYQRRGSIKEVQRSRTFSSGLASMHNPKEPGMPRHSLASDTAHRKDHKTNIYGRRVYLSEDSDSSSSSKVNFSIGYENESSRELSETIPHIVLQSELSLEARRILAAKALADINEFLGEDEVKQKVEMWQKELNSQDGAWDKICTERDPFILCSLMWSWIEQLKEPIISRDDIDMLAKNCTVSKDALYLLRKEQCQTILCILHCVVNLQVLPADVEEALLARAIKAFTKTSFNSENGPYVYNTLKTVFKQAMEEKRKRIKEGTENPS
- the PTPDC1 gene encoding protein tyrosine phosphatase domain-containing protein 1 isoform X2, encoding MQLYEGTAMAAGVLLQNEQPYSSLIESSVYLANMSSGSSRRPTAKYTKVGERLRHVIPGHMQCSMACGGRACKYENPSRWAEHEQAIKGLYSSWITDNILAMARPSTELIEKYNIIEQFERCGIKTIINLQRPGEHASCGNPLEQESGFTYLPEAFMEAGIYFYNFGWKDYGVASLTTILDMVKVMSFALQEGRVAVHCHAGLGRTGVLIACYLVFATRMSADQAILFVRAKRPNSIQTRGQLLCVREFSQFLVPLRNVFACCEPRAHAVTLSQYLTRQRHLLHGYESRHLKHVPKLIHLVCKLLLDLAENRQVVEAELLDIPDLSAEIEKTMSQLASTELEQELARHDSDMLDSSHAHSSALDSQDSHFSLGHECDAFCKRRIVECLQPLSHLRRRLSYSESDLRRTEFLLEQDDTAWTVPAQILVNNKPKQNSGEECSATGEAKPQLELNKDTLVHNTCVFWSQGRFHLDGRRNVSYQRRGSIKEVQRSRTFSSGLASMHNPKEPGMPRHSLASDTAHRKDHKTNIYGRRVYLSEDSDSSSSSKVNFSIGYENESSRELSETIPHIVLQSELSLEARRILAAKALADINEFLGEDEVKQKVEMWQKELNSQDGAWDKICTERDPFILCSLMWSWIEQLKEPIISRDDIDMLAKNCTVSKDALYLLRKEQCQTILCILHCVVNLQVLPADVEEALLARAIKAFTKTSFNSENGPYVYNTLKTVFKQAMEEKRKRIKEGTENPS